A DNA window from Methanophagales archaeon contains the following coding sequences:
- a CDS encoding MBL fold metallo-hydrolase produces the protein MTAKDRDEIRFLGTAGARFVMITQFRSSAGTVLSLKGTNILIDPGPGTLVRFATTKPKINPAKLRGIILTHKHLDHSNDVNVMIEAMTEGGFKPRGILLCPRDAITNGGDAVVLDYYKKLLQRIEVMREGGIYSIGKLEINTPKRHVHGVETYGLNIKERGETRTKVSFISDTLYFPSLEDHYDGQVLVMNVAMYRRREGVQHLCVEDARRIIEIRRPKVAILTHFGMTMLRNKPWEIAKRISEETGVEVIAARDGMKFDLGQLPL, from the coding sequence AAGGATAGGGATGAGATAAGATTTCTTGGTACCGCGGGTGCAAGGTTCGTCATGATAACCCAGTTCCGGTCTTCGGCTGGTACTGTTCTCTCTTTAAAGGGTACGAATATCCTTATAGACCCTGGTCCCGGTACATTGGTGCGATTTGCAACAACAAAGCCGAAGATCAATCCTGCTAAGCTCCGTGGCATCATCCTGACTCATAAGCACTTAGACCATTCAAATGATGTGAATGTGATGATAGAAGCGATGACAGAGGGAGGATTCAAGCCCAGGGGGATACTGCTTTGTCCCAGGGATGCAATTACAAATGGTGGTGATGCAGTTGTCCTGGATTATTACAAAAAGCTTCTGCAAAGAATCGAAGTGATGAGAGAGGGTGGGATTTATTCCATCGGTAAGCTGGAGATAAACACCCCGAAGAGGCATGTTCATGGCGTTGAGACCTATGGACTGAACATAAAAGAGAGGGGGGAGACAAGGACAAAGGTCTCTTTTATCTCCGATACACTTTATTTCCCGAGCCTGGAGGATCATTATGATGGTCAGGTGCTCGTGATGAACGTAGCGATGTACAGGAGGAGGGAGGGTGTACAGCATCTCTGTGTGGAAGATGCGAGGCGGATAATAGAGATAAGGAGACCAAAGGTGGCGATTCTCACACATTTCGGCATGACGATGCTGAGAAATAAGCCCTGGGAGATAGCGAAGCGGATAAGCGAGGAGACGGGTGTGGAAGTAATAGCGGCGCGCGATGGCATGAAATTCGACCTTGGGCAACTCCCACTCTAA